The following coding sequences lie in one Lolium perenne isolate Kyuss_39 chromosome 2, Kyuss_2.0, whole genome shotgun sequence genomic window:
- the LOC127332771 gene encoding pentatricopeptide repeat-containing protein At1g26460, mitochondrial: MAAAAAATSLLLRRHRRAPAALPLLFRAAICSTRPLPQQPELSPPASDPAPLPPNPTSGSPFYADNWRNPAASIPVPSASSHLPALISPAPLSENHLLAATLGAADLKERFAEWTAEQKWDDLRQVFEFWVRSLDAATGKPNRPDADLFNHYLRAGLMAGAAPHEMLDLADQMREFNITPNTASFNLVLKSMVKAREVEGGERLVDRMLQTGIVPDDETYNLVVDLLIKGSRVDSAFKYLDIMLKSGYAISSPVYAEYVGVCVRSGRLDTLAYIIEKCKGTDKNKILCPQWAWCVDIAEAAFEANNSKLAMFGLEFLARWMARGERATPPDHLSVDEGLVLSALCAAGRTCSTDLLNAAWSILRKSLRQKRAPMPETYLAKIYAHSSIGQLQRAFGTLREFENAYGNSANIDTELFSPFTSLKPLVVACCKDGFTTLDTVYVQLENLSSADPPYKSVAALNCVILGCANIWDIERAYETFEAMKEKFGLTPDIHSYNALLHAFGKLKKTEEAVNVFQHLTSLDVKPNATTYSLLVDAHLVNRDPKAALAVIDEMVDAGFTPTKETVKKVRRRCSRESDFDSDEKLQAGCKQLNYRLGGEGRRELLFKIEYSAEY, encoded by the exons atggcagcggcggcggccgccacctcgctgctcctccgccgccaccgcaggGCCCCGGCCGCCCTCCCGCTCCTCTTCCGCGCCGCGATCTGCTCCACCCGCCCACTCCCCCAGCAACCCGAGCTCTCCCCGCCCGCATCCGACCCCGCCCCGCTCCCCCCGAACCCCACCTCCGGCAGCCCCTTCTACGCCGACAACTGGCGCAACCCCGCAGCCTCCATCCCCGTCCCCTCCGCCTCCTCCCACCTCCCCGCCCTCATCAGCCCCGCCCCGCTCTCCGAGAACCACCTCCTGGCCGCCACCCTCGGCGCCGCCGACCTCAAGGAGCGCTTCGCCGAGTGGACGGCCGAGCAGAAGTGGGACGACCTGCGCCAGGTCTTCGAGTTCTGGGTCCGCTCCCTCGACGCCGCCACCGGCAAGCCCAACCGCCCCGACGCCGACCTCTTCAACCACTACCTCCGCGCCGGCCTCATGGCCGGGGCCGCGCCGCACGAGATGCTCGACCTCGCTGACCAGATGCGAGAGTTCAACATCACGCCCAACACCGCGTCCTTCAACCTCGTCCTCAAGAGCATGGTCAAGGCTCGCGAGGTCGAGGGGGGAGAGAGGCTCGTCGATCG GATGCTGCAAACAGGAATCGTACCAGATGATGAAACCTACAATCTGGTTGTAGATCTGCTTATTAAAGGCAGCCGTGTTGACTCGGCTTTTAAATATTTGGATATTATGCTTAAATCAGGCTACGCGATATCTTCACCTGTTTACGCTGAGTATGTCGGTGTATGTGTAAGATCTGGGAGATTGGACACATTGGCATATATCATAGAGAAGTGCAAG GGAACAGATAAGAACAAAATCTTATGTCCACAATGGGCCTGGTGCGTTGACATTGCAGAAGCTGCCTTTGAAGCTAACAATAGCAAGCTAGCTATGTTTGGCTTGGAATTTCTTGCGAGATGGATGGCACGTGGTGAGCGTGCTACACCCCCTGATCACCTCTCAGTTGATGAAGGTTTAGTACTCTCAGCTTTATGTGCTGCTGGTAGAACCTGTAGCACTGACCTCTTGAATGCTGCTTGGTCAATATTACGCAAGTCGTTGCGCCAGAAAAGGGCACCCATGCCAGAGACTTATCTTGCAAAGATTTATGCTCATTCTTCAATTGGTCAACTTCAGCGAGCTTTTGGAACTCTTCGTGAATTTGAAAATGCCTATGGGAACTCTGCGAATATTGATACAGAGCTCTTCTCACCGTTCACTTCCTTGAAACCACTTGTTGTTGCTTGCTGCAAGGATGGTTTCACCACACTGGACACG GTTTATGTTCAATTGGAGAACCTTAGTTCTGCAGATCCACCTTACAAATCTGTTGCTGCTCTTAACTGTGTAATACTAGGCTGTGCAAACATTTGGGATATTGAGCGAGCATATGAAACTTTCGAGGCAATGAAGGAAAAGTTTGGACTTACTCCTGACATACATTCGTATAATGCCCTGTTGCATGCATTCGGAAAGCTGAAAAAG ACAGAGGAGGCGGTTAATGTATTCCAGCATTTAACAAGCCTTGATGTTAAGCCAAATGCAACGACATACTCTCTACTTGTCGACGCACATCTTGTCAACCGAGATCCAAAAGCTGCTCTTGCTGTTATTGACGAAATG GTTGATGCGGGCTTCACCCCTACAAAGGAGACAGTTAAGAAGGTCCGAAGACGCTGCTCCCGTGAATCAGACTTTGATAGTGATGAGAAACTGCAAGCCGGGTGTAAACAGTTGAATTACCGACTGGGTGGTGAGGGCCGTAGGGAGTTGCTCTTTAAGATTGAATACAGTGCTGAGTACTGA